AAACATATTGCAGTGTACTCTAGCCCAAACGAATTCCCACCCATGCCTTGTTTCAGATTAGACACTTTCTCACAACTGAATTCCAGATACAATTGGTTTAAGATCCATGTGTACTAATTAAGAAAGAGGCGACAAGTAGCCATTGCATGTGACGGCAGGCAGTCAGGAAATGGTTAGGAAGAAGAGGAGCAGTGGAGCACTGACTGATCCATTGGAGACCCTGGTCTTGTCCTTCTTGAAGACGACCCCGAATCCCCGATGCACTCTCCGTCGACCACATTGGAGGCACTAACTGAATACAAACAAGAACATAAGACAAATAGTATATATATTAGTAAGATAAGCAGCTGTAACATAACAGGAACTGGAACGGCGATTCTCATTTAAGCAACTGGAGTACCATTTGTGCACATGCCGAAACAATACATGGAAGTACTAGCAAAACAATAAACGCATGGGAGCACTTTGGAAGATGCGTGCGGCTAGCATATGGAGTAATAATCTCTAGCTTCAGATGAACAATTCTGGGCTTGGGAATCAGAGAGCTTAAGCGCTACAAGGTTGGTGTTAGCCCAACTATATGCTCTGTCAGCTCGAGAACTTGCTCAGTCGAGATGAAGCAGCGATTGAAACGGCAAACACAACACACCGTGTCGACACAAAAATGACTTGCCAGCATCCAGCAATTTGATGCGCGTGCCACAAATCCGTGCACTCCTGGGCCAATTAGAAGCGCCACACCTTCGTACAGCAGCGAATTCAGCCGGATCACGGAGCAGATTCCGATGCCGCACACACGCGGAGCCCGCATCTCTAGGCACGCGCGCGCGTGCGAGGCAGCGGCGACGCGGAGAAGGCACGCCCTGAGGACACGGTGCTGCCTCGGGAGCTGGCCAGAGTGAGGGTCGTGGCGACAGGGATCGAggagagagggagggggagagagggagggggaggggcgcggaCCTCGTCGAGCGTGGCGGGGTCGAGGGGGGCGAGGGAGCCCTGTAGGCGGCGGACGTCGGCGTCCAGCGCGATGGCGCGGCGCCGCAGCGCGTCCTCGTCGGCGGCGCGGCGCACGGCGAGGGCCGCCACCGCGTCCCGCAGCTCCCGCGCCGCCTCGGCCGCCGCGGAGCAGGGAGCCGTGGCGATGTTCCGAGATTCGGCGATGGGATTGGGCTCGTTGCGGTCATGGTGGTGCACCAGCCCGTCGAGGCAGAGCAGGGAGccggggcgagggaggaggagggaggtggTGGCGACGATCTGGAAGGGGAGGGGAGCAGGGAGCCGGGgcgaggagggagggaggaggattGGATCTGAAATCGGGAGAGCcgtcctttcttcttctcttgtcttgtgatgagtggaggggaggggagggtgCAGACGGCTGCAGACCGGCGGCGAGGGAAGAGGTGGGTGGCGGAGGCGAGGGGAGAGgttggcggcagcggaggaatcTGGATCTGGGGAGAGGAGTGGGGGCGAGGAGGGATCTGGATCGGCTAGGGTTCACGCGCGTGAGAGAGAGAGGCTGCAGTGGGTTGGATGGACGGATGGATGGATGTATGGATGGACGGATGGACGGATGtttgccacgtcatcgatccatGCCACAACGGATTCCACCAATAAGAATTCAGCTTATGTTTCTCTTATAGTTTTTATCCTCTTTTTTAGGGCAAACATTCAACATATTAACCACGTATAGTTTGTTAAAATGAATGAATATTGTGCACTTGTGTGTATCTTGTGATGACAAACAATGTTGATATGGGGAGTTTTCATTTTCAATGCACAAAAGAGACGTTTTCTATTTTTCGAGTGCCTGAAATGGTTTTTTTTGtaaaggacctaccatatatttgttgcaaaattgtaccaaatcaattttctaaaatagtAGGCCATAGTTAAttcacaattgaccaaatggttgggtgtcaaaggttttgatccacctctggtgaaaaagacaaatttccgccgattcagtaggaagcgggtcaaatttgaactgcagctgcctcatagtttgctctttattttttccaaaaatcatttctaggtacataagtatctatttaatcagagaaacatcaaaagttttccaagattcaaccactagctaggaacggtcaagtccgccgttttgaccgcattttgaaacgggcataaaaaattcaaaaaaaattaaaaaattggaaaaccttcgcattgtgtcattatatgtgaccaagtttccaggaaaaatagtaaacttgtaatacggtaattattttaaaaaagtgttctcagaaacgagctatcatgcgtgaagattcatgactttcaagccaaatgatcaatcttatggccgcattcatggcatagtttgttcaaatgatctcatattgtgcacaatggtgcatcttggaatttcaaacaatgttgcctaagggagttttcattttctttgcacggaaaattcattttccattttttgagtgcccgaaatgaggttttttgtgaaggacctaccatatatttgttgcaaaattgtaccaaatcaattttataacatactaggccatatttaatgcacaattgaccaaatggttgggtgtaaaaagttttgatccacctctcgtgaaaaagacaaatttccgccgatttagttggaagcgggtcaaatttgaactgtagctgccttgtagtttgctctttattttttccaaaaatcatttctaggtacataagtatctatttaatcagagaaacaccaaaaaaattccaagattcaaccactagctaggaacggtcattcccgccgttttcaccgcattttgaaacgggcataaaaaattcaaaagaaatcaaaaaattggaaaaccttcgcattgtttcattatatgtggccaagttcccatgaaaaataacaaacttgtaatacggcaattattttaaaaaagtgttctcagaaacgagcaatcatgtgtgaagattcatggctttcaagccaaatgatcaatcttatggccacattcatggcatagtttattcaaatgatctcatattgtgcacaatggtgcatcttggaattccaaacaatgtttcctaagggagttttcattttctttgcacggaaaattcattttccatttttcgagtgcccaaaaagaggttttttgtgaaggacctacaatatatttgttgcaaaattgcacctaatcaattttctaaaatactaggccatatttaatgcacaattgacaaaatggttgggtgtcaaaagttttgatccacctctcgtgaaaaagacaaattcccgccgattcgGTAGGAAGCGGGTAAAATTTCAACTGCAgctgcctcgtagtttgctcattatttttttttaaaaatcatttctaggtacataagtatctatttaatcagagaaacaccaaaaaaattccaagattcaatcactagctaggaacggtcattcccgccgttttgaccgcattttgaaacgggcataaaaaattcaaaaaaaaatcaaaaaaattggaaaaccttcggattgtgtcatcatatgtgaccaagtttccaggaaaaataataaacttgtaatacggaggttattttaaaaaaatgttttcaaaaatgagctatcatgcgtgaagattcattgctttcaagccaaatgatcaatcttatggccacattcatggcatagtttgttcaaatgatctcatattgtgcacaagggtgcatcttgggattccaaacaatgttgcctaagggagttttcattttctttgcatggaaaattcattttccattttctgagtgcctgaaatgagttttttttgtgaaggacctaccatatatttgttgcaaaattggaccaaatcaattttctaaaatactaggccatatttaatgcacaattgacaaaatggttgtgtgtcaaaagttttgatccacctctggtgaaaaagacatttcccgccgattcagtaggaagcgggtcaaatttgaactgcagctgcctcatagtttgctatttattttttccaaaaatcatttctagttacataagtacctatttaatcataaatacatggtttggtggcgatacgtcgaggtttggacggtggccgagggccccaactctagagcgcgtaaactcaCATGCCCGCCgcatggtcaccgcgtgaccgtggcgttgccatgtgttctgggtggcctaggcatgtctagtgggttgggcactccccaggtaggtgctaggaagaaaatcacaacataagattctcacgaggagaccgatcgatgctcaaacatgaataagcagccagtgtttgattagcggtacgggaaatgcacatggctaatgggcgtgagttttggctgaggatgatcggttactaagaagaccgtcttcacaaattttcagctcaaaaggaggagcctaggtggtacttgctttgcaaagtaccacactggacataaatacaaatgttgaagctgggcttaaaataatgaatggattgagttggcatttggtggaggatggttatttgggcataggaaagcactgtagaaaatggataccatttggacatgccaaagtggtacttccttcacaaagtgtttttctgaacagaataggaaaatgaatatttttgaattatttttgaactaggcaaggaaggttttttacatatttgacgaatatatgacccaaagaatttatgagatttttttgggaattttgggaatgacagaaatataggttgcttcacaacctagggcaaa
This sequence is a window from Aegilops tauschii subsp. strangulata cultivar AL8/78 chromosome 7, Aet v6.0, whole genome shotgun sequence. Protein-coding genes within it:
- the LOC123494848 gene encoding uncharacterized protein, with the protein product MSPVTLESRGARGKERWVLVSWRCGEAEKRRSESYPILLPPSSPRLPAPLPFQIVATTSLLLPRPGSLLCLDGLVHHHDRNEPNPIAESRNIATAPCSAAAEAARELRDAVAALAVRRAADEDALRRRAIALDADVRRLQGSLAPLDPATLDELVPPMWSTESASGIRGRLQEGQDQGLQWIRGLCRPSPWYAEVLQVSRKTMVRFRQ